Proteins from one Leptospira wolffii serovar Khorat str. Khorat-H2 genomic window:
- a CDS encoding MarR family winged helix-turn-helix transcriptional regulator, translating to MFRLDDQIGFNVYRVALLFRRELLRALKEYDLTPEQWQILATLWEQGSLNQTEIIALTLQDAPSASRTVARLQKKKLVTKTPSKEDKRATIVKLTKYGESLQEEIPSVLLGYFKPYFDVVPSADQKELLRILKEFRTAFGDR from the coding sequence ATGTTCCGTTTGGACGATCAGATAGGATTCAACGTGTATAGGGTCGCCCTTCTTTTTAGAAGGGAACTACTTCGGGCATTGAAGGAATACGATCTAACTCCGGAACAATGGCAGATTTTGGCGACTCTCTGGGAACAGGGCTCCCTGAACCAGACGGAGATTATAGCTTTGACTTTGCAGGACGCTCCATCCGCTTCCCGTACGGTGGCCAGATTGCAGAAAAAGAAATTAGTCACTAAGACTCCTTCCAAAGAGGATAAGAGAGCCACCATCGTCAAGTTGACCAAATACGGGGAAAGTCTGCAGGAAGAGATTCCTTCCGTCTTGCTCGGTTACTTTAAGCCGTATTTCGACGTCGTTCCTTCTGCGGACCAGAAGGAATTGCTTCGCATTTTAAAGGAATTTCGGACCGCGTTCGGAGACAGATGA
- a CDS encoding DoxX family membrane protein, whose product MKLLDISLRSALALVFLLFGASKFYSFIPTPPMMPQAANFIGAIVASGYLWQLVGTLEILGGLLLLSDRSVNLGLLLLGPIIANIVPYLLVLQSGVGVPPIAMSIFLLAAFGTLVIRRRRSWLRLITEE is encoded by the coding sequence ATGAAGTTGTTGGATATTTCCCTAAGATCGGCATTGGCCCTGGTATTCCTTCTATTCGGCGCCAGTAAATTCTACTCGTTTATACCCACTCCGCCCATGATGCCCCAGGCCGCGAATTTTATAGGTGCCATCGTCGCCTCCGGCTATCTTTGGCAATTGGTAGGAACTCTGGAAATCCTAGGCGGTCTTTTGCTGCTTTCCGATCGCTCGGTAAACCTGGGACTACTCTTGTTAGGACCCATAATAGCGAATATCGTACCCTATTTATTGGTTTTACAATCCGGTGTGGGAGTTCCTCCCATCGCGATGAGTATTTTTCTCTTAGCGGCCTTCGGAACCCTGGTGATCCGTCGAAGACGATCCTGGCTAAGGTTGATTACGGAAGAATGA
- a CDS encoding LA_2478/LA_2722/LA_4182 family protein, which translates to MKRITALMLSASVFLFLAACSKSPEERLLDLAPRFQKAMCAKTIECTKDELEKIPAQYRSMVPQMLQSEEACVTFFQQKFEEQKKLREEKKEKITEEMVNAYEKCVKGLETTTCDPFKGQRGGGGPARIPGCEDLEKFSPSK; encoded by the coding sequence ATGAAACGTATAACAGCGCTAATGCTTTCGGCCTCGGTTTTCCTATTTCTTGCCGCCTGTTCCAAATCTCCCGAAGAGAGGCTTTTGGATCTGGCTCCCCGTTTTCAGAAAGCGATGTGTGCCAAAACGATAGAATGTACCAAGGACGAATTGGAAAAGATTCCGGCCCAATACAGATCCATGGTTCCGCAAATGCTCCAATCCGAAGAAGCTTGTGTGACCTTCTTCCAGCAAAAATTCGAAGAGCAAAAGAAGCTTAGAGAAGAGAAGAAGGAAAAGATCACGGAAGAAATGGTAAACGCTTACGAAAAATGCGTGAAAGGACTCGAGACCACGACCTGCGATCCTTTCAAAGGCCAGAGAGGAGGCGGCGGACCGGCGAGAATTCCCGGTTGTGAAGATCTGGAAAAATTCTCACCATCCAAATAA
- a CDS encoding beta-ketoacyl-[acyl-carrier-protein] synthase family protein, with protein sequence MDKTKNGKNSRVVITGIGVILPNTFNLADFWTNISEGKSQLDFITRFPTENFPVKVAAEMNTFDWKKHLPDLSEKHAKNYNTETFALMAAMEEANKDAGIAKGSLEPSRVGFIDSSSRASLSWWDFAWRKYLEEKNDNVFDRYSVLTSMASNPTNLTAINANIQGFVTTISAACVGGHHAISLCYQAIRKGRAEVMYAGGHEFPLLQPLMMMYSDPLSRVMSLEDKEPKKGMRPYDKNRDGFLLGEGAVVLVLERLDRAQQRGARIYAEVLGTYSYNEADHAMRMDLTGKKAATGLKHLLKISGLRLGDVDYFCGHGTATHNNDLAESRAISLLYDGKPKFHWAPVGSIKPIFGHTFGAAGIINVAATSLMLKNQTICPTINLENPDPECDHDHVAEGARKTKIRNAVSMAFAIGSQSSFVSLAAPEF encoded by the coding sequence ATGGACAAAACAAAAAACGGAAAAAATTCCCGGGTGGTCATCACGGGAATCGGAGTCATTCTCCCCAACACTTTCAACCTGGCCGACTTCTGGACGAATATTTCGGAAGGAAAGTCCCAACTAGATTTCATCACCCGCTTCCCTACGGAGAATTTCCCCGTGAAGGTCGCTGCGGAAATGAACACCTTCGACTGGAAGAAACATCTTCCCGATCTGTCCGAAAAACATGCAAAGAATTATAATACCGAAACTTTCGCGCTTATGGCTGCAATGGAGGAAGCCAATAAGGATGCAGGCATAGCCAAGGGCAGTTTAGAACCGTCTCGGGTGGGATTCATCGATTCTTCCTCTCGCGCCTCCTTATCCTGGTGGGATTTTGCATGGAGAAAATATCTGGAGGAAAAGAACGATAACGTTTTCGATCGATATTCAGTTCTGACTTCCATGGCTTCCAATCCCACGAATCTTACCGCCATCAACGCCAACATACAAGGATTCGTTACTACGATTTCGGCCGCTTGCGTCGGAGGTCACCACGCTATCAGCCTTTGCTACCAAGCCATCCGAAAAGGTAGAGCGGAGGTTATGTATGCCGGAGGCCACGAGTTTCCGCTTCTGCAACCTCTCATGATGATGTACTCCGATCCTTTGAGCCGTGTCATGTCGTTGGAAGATAAGGAACCCAAAAAAGGAATGCGTCCTTACGATAAGAATAGGGACGGCTTCCTATTGGGAGAAGGTGCAGTAGTTCTGGTACTAGAGCGTCTGGACAGAGCCCAACAAAGAGGGGCGAGAATCTACGCGGAAGTCTTGGGAACCTATAGTTATAACGAGGCGGACCATGCAATGAGAATGGACCTTACCGGCAAAAAGGCGGCTACCGGCCTGAAACATCTACTTAAAATCAGCGGCTTACGATTGGGAGACGTGGATTATTTCTGCGGACACGGGACCGCAACGCATAATAATGATTTGGCGGAAAGCAGAGCGATCTCTCTTTTGTATGATGGAAAGCCGAAATTCCATTGGGCACCGGTGGGTTCCATCAAGCCGATCTTCGGCCATACGTTCGGAGCGGCGGGCATCATCAACGTGGCGGCGACTTCTCTCATGCTCAAAAACCAAACGATATGTCCTACCATCAATTTGGAGAATCCGGATCCGGAATGCGACCACGACCACGTAGCCGAAGGAGCCCGGAAAACCAAAATCAGGAACGCGGTCTCCATGGCCTTCGCCATAGGTAGTCAATCCTCCTTCGTAAGTCTGGCCGCTCCCGAATTTTGA
- a CDS encoding SiaB family protein kinase codes for MQLSKQYNILKKTGIALLYKGPFSETTISSLNELLKEKLEGEKKKNRILTVFVEMAQNVAHYSDERDEKSGIGILALRRKEKNWELNCGNAITREQADFLRSRLEETKKFSPEELKQKYNDQIRSDRPEESKGAGLGFYEIARKSDLPLVYQFEEGEDGIFFRLTARFLLDGNE; via the coding sequence ATGCAACTATCAAAACAATATAATATTCTAAAAAAGACCGGGATCGCCTTACTTTACAAGGGGCCTTTCTCCGAGACCACGATCTCTTCTCTGAACGAACTTCTAAAGGAAAAACTGGAAGGAGAAAAAAAGAAGAACCGGATCCTCACCGTTTTCGTGGAAATGGCACAGAATGTGGCCCATTATTCCGACGAAAGAGACGAGAAGTCCGGGATCGGAATCCTCGCATTAAGAAGAAAGGAAAAGAATTGGGAATTGAACTGCGGAAACGCGATCACTAGGGAACAAGCGGACTTTTTAAGATCCAGACTGGAGGAAACCAAAAAATTCTCTCCCGAGGAACTGAAACAAAAATACAACGATCAAATCAGATCCGATCGTCCAGAGGAAAGTAAAGGAGCCGGATTGGGTTTCTACGAGATCGCCAGAAAGTCAGATCTACCTCTCGTATACCAATTCGAAGAAGGAGAAGACGGAATCTTCTTTAGATTAACCGCCAGATTTCTTCTGGATGGGAACGAATAG
- a CDS encoding PP2C family protein-serine/threonine phosphatase, translating to MKLRYYAITDKGNFRSHNEDSFLAVGSLVCGQVHGELDTILELDTNQDSGLFALADGLGGHEAGEIASRVALEKLSWMERAIRPIEELPSSGWQNLLRKINNEVNSYGESIGKPKMGTTLVGCLIGRKKSWVFNVGDSRLYHLKKDGLRKVTVDHNIGEELGSMHGRNFLTSCIGGGTKSMQADIFDYTGKIEEGDMILVCTDGLTEVLNIDQIEKILRDNHDLRETSRALSEEANLRLTRDNHTILLIQFESV from the coding sequence ATGAAACTTCGTTATTACGCAATCACGGATAAAGGAAATTTTCGCTCCCATAACGAGGATTCCTTTTTGGCGGTAGGGTCCTTGGTTTGCGGTCAGGTCCACGGAGAATTGGATACGATTCTCGAGCTGGATACCAATCAGGATTCCGGGCTGTTCGCACTGGCCGACGGGTTGGGTGGGCACGAAGCGGGAGAGATCGCAAGTCGTGTGGCTCTGGAAAAACTTTCCTGGATGGAGAGAGCGATTCGTCCCATCGAGGAATTGCCTTCCAGCGGTTGGCAAAATCTATTACGTAAAATTAATAATGAAGTCAATTCCTACGGGGAATCCATCGGCAAACCCAAGATGGGGACCACACTCGTAGGCTGTCTAATCGGTAGAAAAAAATCCTGGGTTTTCAATGTGGGCGATAGCCGTCTGTATCATTTAAAGAAGGACGGCTTAAGGAAAGTAACCGTGGATCATAATATCGGGGAGGAACTGGGTTCGATGCACGGTAGGAACTTTCTCACTAGTTGCATCGGCGGCGGGACTAAAAGTATGCAGGCCGATATTTTCGATTATACCGGCAAGATAGAAGAAGGGGACATGATTTTGGTTTGCACGGACGGACTCACGGAAGTGCTGAATATAGATCAGATAGAAAAAATCCTAAGAGATAACCACGACTTGAGGGAGACTTCCCGAGCCTTGTCCGAAGAGGCGAATCTAAGACTCACAAGGGATAATCATACGATTTTACTGATCCAATTCGAATCCGTTTGA
- a CDS encoding glucose 1-dehydrogenase — translation MKGKVALVTGGNTGIGKAIVLEFAARGAKVLFCARREEEGRKVEEEVRRSGGEAKFFVCDVSNDSQVKEFVGKAEALFGGLDFAVNNAAVGGLALPLHEYPEKVWDKVIGVDLKGVWLCMKHQIESLLKRGGGSIVNISSIAGLVGADWKVAPYAAAKHGVVGLSKSAALEYADKKIRVNAVCPGFIRTEMLEGLFHSSPDPEEAERKITLLHPIRRLSEPEEVAKAAVWLCSDEASFVTGVALPVDGGYTAK, via the coding sequence ATGAAAGGCAAAGTCGCTTTGGTCACCGGCGGAAATACAGGAATCGGAAAAGCAATCGTTCTGGAATTCGCTGCTCGAGGAGCTAAGGTCTTATTCTGCGCAAGGCGCGAAGAAGAAGGTCGAAAGGTGGAAGAGGAAGTTCGTCGTTCGGGAGGAGAAGCCAAGTTTTTCGTTTGCGACGTTTCAAACGATTCTCAGGTAAAGGAGTTCGTAGGAAAAGCGGAGGCGCTCTTCGGGGGCTTGGACTTTGCCGTGAATAACGCGGCAGTCGGAGGATTGGCCTTGCCTTTACACGAATATCCCGAAAAGGTTTGGGACAAGGTTATAGGAGTGGACTTGAAGGGAGTCTGGCTCTGTATGAAGCACCAAATCGAATCCTTACTGAAGAGAGGAGGAGGATCGATCGTGAATATTTCCTCCATCGCGGGACTCGTGGGAGCCGATTGGAAAGTGGCCCCTTATGCTGCGGCAAAGCACGGTGTGGTGGGGTTGAGCAAATCCGCGGCCTTGGAATACGCCGACAAAAAAATCAGGGTGAACGCCGTTTGTCCCGGATTCATCCGTACGGAAATGTTAGAAGGATTGTTTCATTCTTCTCCCGATCCGGAAGAAGCGGAAAGAAAAATCACTCTTTTACATCCGATCCGTAGATTGTCGGAACCGGAAGAAGTCGCGAAAGCGGCCGTTTGGCTTTGTTCAGACGAAGCCTCCTTCGTTACGGGAGTCGCTTTGCCCGTGGACGGCGGATATACGGCCAAGTAA
- a CDS encoding four helix bundle protein — translation MNTESQTKYSEPEFPEKYYFSTEIPIRKIDLSLDIHVSFASVLDLVMEAHLQFFQYLGYSVTDIHGNSIIFANASIQYQGELLYKDKVIIDVSLDNLGEKHFDLYFRLSKKNRTEKVALVKIRVLFFDYNQRKVVPIPEPFRAKFSTGKLISQASSDIGAGAEGNAGPDGFVFGFRKLEVWKLSHVFLLHLYEKCEEWKEKAEPSLIEHIKSVSSLLPVRIAGAWGTRIRSEKIKNILKAKVHLEELRYLLILVSDLGAADPSQELEDLETVNSHLKKYLNRVRTGEARKIR, via the coding sequence ATGAATACCGAGAGCCAGACTAAATATTCCGAGCCGGAATTTCCGGAGAAATATTATTTCTCCACCGAGATTCCCATTCGCAAAATAGATCTGAGTCTGGACATACATGTTTCTTTCGCGAGCGTACTCGATCTGGTTATGGAGGCCCATCTTCAATTTTTCCAGTATTTGGGCTATTCCGTCACAGACATCCACGGAAATAGCATCATATTCGCGAACGCCTCCATTCAATACCAGGGAGAATTATTATATAAGGATAAGGTGATTATCGACGTTTCCCTGGATAATCTGGGAGAGAAACATTTCGATCTCTACTTCCGATTATCCAAGAAGAATCGGACGGAAAAAGTCGCCTTGGTCAAAATCAGAGTACTATTCTTCGATTATAATCAAAGGAAAGTCGTGCCGATTCCCGAACCTTTCCGTGCAAAATTCTCCACGGGAAAACTGATTTCGCAAGCGAGTTCGGATATCGGTGCGGGCGCCGAAGGAAATGCGGGACCCGACGGATTCGTATTCGGGTTCCGTAAATTAGAAGTTTGGAAATTATCCCACGTGTTCCTGTTGCATCTTTACGAAAAATGCGAGGAGTGGAAGGAGAAGGCGGAGCCTAGCCTGATAGAACACATCAAATCGGTCTCTTCCTTATTGCCTGTGAGAATTGCGGGCGCTTGGGGAACCAGAATCCGTTCCGAGAAGATCAAGAATATCCTAAAAGCGAAGGTTCATTTGGAGGAATTGAGATACCTTTTGATCCTTGTTTCCGACCTGGGTGCTGCGGATCCTTCCCAAGAGTTGGAGGACTTGGAAACGGTAAATTCTCATTTGAAGAAATATCTGAATCGAGTCAGAACCGGAGAAGCGAGGAAAATTCGATGA
- a CDS encoding acyl-CoA thioesterase, protein MSQSPPSYSFRTDIQVRRSDTRSATVVGGLYVSHLTYETLIPLVNEAFDAFLESNSWSKADIAGANIIVPKMEVEYKSEAKAGDILEFGVGVSNLGRKSCELDVLAVQKTSREEVAKAKIYLVFYDYVAKKTLEIPETFRKRFEV, encoded by the coding sequence ATGTCCCAATCCCCTCCATCCTACTCTTTCCGAACGGACATCCAGGTGAGAAGATCCGATACGAGAAGCGCTACCGTAGTAGGCGGACTGTACGTTTCCCACCTAACATACGAAACTTTGATTCCCCTCGTAAACGAAGCATTCGACGCCTTCTTGGAATCCAATTCCTGGTCCAAGGCGGATATAGCGGGCGCGAATATTATCGTACCTAAGATGGAGGTCGAATACAAATCGGAGGCTAAAGCAGGGGACATCTTGGAATTCGGAGTCGGAGTCTCGAATTTGGGTAGGAAGTCATGCGAATTGGACGTACTCGCCGTACAAAAAACGAGCCGAGAAGAAGTGGCCAAGGCGAAGATCTATCTGGTCTTTTACGACTACGTCGCCAAGAAAACCCTGGAGATTCCGGAAACATTCCGTAAACGGTTCGAAGTATGA
- a CDS encoding CoA-transferase produces MPSKPEDRKPTKILPDPDSLIREFVQPGMYLHLATTMSRPNALIYSLCRVFEGKKPDFTISVAGIHSSAHSLALSGIVKKVITGFAGDNYPKPSPNGLYKDLLKGKPFELELWSLLSLVQRLMAGAMKLPGFVSNSLIGSDLITDKLGKSAFLYHKPTPGQAFGEAASPHLSTESRGTKKKDMVVLSPLNPEITLVHGVVADEDGNIVLCPPAGEGAWGALAATQGVIASVEKIVPRGTIPPELVQIPGTKVLGLALARFGAHPQSLRVHGFPDIPAFEGVETYMDDYEFQTEANEAAAIPSKAEKWYKENVNLPGGHEQYLDQIGEVRLRRLKMTPPEHSLSTQEDPKTVNDSEQTIILAVRAIIERVKTKKYKTILAGIGAAHMAAWTAAKLLEKEGIRVQIIAELGFFGMKPFTGDVFLFSQLHTSGCSMLSDVVSILGTVVPDDCLGVIGAAEVDWFGNINSVLDSKGNFLVGSGGANDIVSTADTIVVAKANRYRFVRKVKHITSPGERVVEAVCQFGRFKRESFSDHPFEMSSWIAPASDDEMEPEEAVLRYSLWLPPDEDLPIAQEPPITSEELTALRELDPERIYTEQFMVYTRLP; encoded by the coding sequence ATGCCGTCCAAGCCCGAAGATCGAAAGCCAACTAAGATTCTGCCCGATCCGGACTCGCTAATCCGAGAATTCGTACAACCGGGCATGTACCTGCACCTGGCCACTACGATGTCTCGCCCGAACGCGCTCATCTATTCTCTTTGCAGAGTCTTCGAGGGGAAGAAACCGGATTTTACGATCAGCGTCGCAGGTATCCATTCCAGCGCGCATTCCTTGGCTCTGTCGGGAATCGTTAAAAAAGTCATAACCGGCTTCGCAGGAGATAATTATCCCAAACCCAGCCCCAACGGTCTCTATAAGGATTTGCTCAAGGGAAAACCGTTCGAGTTGGAGCTATGGTCTCTCCTGAGTCTAGTGCAGAGACTCATGGCCGGCGCCATGAAGTTACCCGGCTTCGTTTCCAATTCACTGATCGGATCCGACTTAATCACGGACAAATTGGGAAAATCCGCATTTCTGTATCATAAGCCTACTCCCGGCCAGGCCTTCGGAGAAGCGGCGAGTCCTCATCTTTCCACGGAAAGCAGAGGAACGAAAAAGAAGGATATGGTGGTCCTTTCTCCTTTAAACCCGGAGATCACTCTCGTTCACGGTGTGGTCGCGGATGAGGACGGAAATATAGTGCTTTGCCCACCGGCAGGAGAAGGAGCCTGGGGTGCGTTAGCCGCCACGCAAGGTGTGATCGCGAGCGTGGAGAAGATCGTGCCTAGAGGGACCATTCCTCCCGAACTCGTCCAAATACCCGGCACTAAGGTTTTAGGTTTGGCTCTTGCAAGATTCGGGGCTCATCCTCAATCTCTTCGAGTCCACGGATTTCCGGATATTCCAGCCTTCGAAGGTGTGGAAACTTATATGGACGATTACGAATTCCAGACCGAAGCCAACGAAGCCGCGGCGATTCCCTCCAAGGCCGAAAAATGGTATAAGGAAAACGTAAATCTACCCGGAGGTCACGAGCAATATCTGGATCAGATCGGAGAGGTACGACTCAGAAGATTGAAGATGACTCCACCCGAACATAGTCTTTCCACTCAGGAAGACCCGAAGACGGTAAATGATTCGGAACAGACCATTATTCTCGCAGTCAGAGCAATTATAGAAAGAGTAAAGACTAAGAAATACAAGACGATTCTCGCAGGAATCGGTGCCGCGCATATGGCGGCCTGGACCGCCGCAAAACTCTTGGAAAAGGAAGGAATCCGAGTCCAGATCATCGCGGAGTTGGGTTTCTTCGGAATGAAACCGTTTACGGGAGACGTTTTTCTCTTTAGTCAACTTCATACGTCGGGCTGCTCTATGCTTTCGGACGTAGTCAGCATTTTAGGAACCGTAGTACCCGACGATTGCTTGGGAGTGATCGGCGCTGCGGAAGTGGATTGGTTTGGAAATATCAACTCCGTCCTCGATAGTAAGGGAAATTTTTTAGTGGGCTCGGGAGGAGCGAACGATATCGTCTCCACCGCGGATACGATCGTGGTCGCCAAAGCGAATCGATACAGATTCGTTAGAAAGGTGAAGCATATCACTTCCCCCGGCGAGAGAGTGGTCGAAGCCGTTTGTCAATTCGGTAGATTCAAAAGGGAATCCTTTTCGGATCATCCTTTCGAAATGAGTTCTTGGATCGCTCCCGCATCGGACGATGAAATGGAACCGGAAGAGGCGGTTCTTAGATATAGTCTTTGGCTTCCTCCGGATGAGGATCTTCCGATCGCTCAGGAACCTCCGATTACTTCGGAGGAGTTAACAGCCTTAAGGGAATTGGATCCGGAGAGAATTTATACGGAACAATTTATGGTATACACTCGCCTGCCTTAA
- a CDS encoding ketoacyl-ACP synthase III, with product MASAKNLVSNGVRIAGIGHYLPERIVTNEEIRTRLKYPEMHPAEKAVIGDIGVTERRRANEKETAPFMAAETAKMILKDAGKKPEDVDLYILANWTDRYYLPDLAPQASKLSGTSNALAFDICTACTGFVHGVQMGSAFLSSGKFKNALVIGSERFSVRTRMGGYGEFTAGDAAAGVLLEYTGDKNTGIYDSFLKDNADLAYIIVTGPPPESYVKSFPDLVTNAADLTLSSMDDLLKKNGLTEDDIDWVIPHPGTDVVVQDVLKRTKFPKEKILLNFERVGNTSAASIPVALSEYYHKGIVKKGDLILSPAVGAGFYWGGLLYRL from the coding sequence ATGGCGAGCGCTAAGAACCTAGTTTCGAACGGAGTTCGAATCGCCGGGATCGGACATTACCTTCCGGAAAGAATCGTAACCAACGAAGAAATTCGAACTCGGCTGAAATATCCCGAAATGCATCCTGCAGAGAAGGCGGTAATCGGGGACATAGGAGTCACCGAAAGAAGAAGGGCGAACGAAAAAGAGACGGCTCCCTTCATGGCGGCGGAAACCGCAAAGATGATCCTAAAAGATGCGGGCAAAAAACCCGAAGATGTGGATCTCTACATTCTCGCCAATTGGACGGATCGTTATTATCTTCCCGATCTTGCTCCGCAAGCATCCAAATTATCCGGCACTTCCAATGCACTTGCATTCGATATTTGTACCGCTTGTACGGGTTTCGTGCACGGAGTGCAGATGGGTTCCGCCTTCCTAAGTTCGGGCAAATTTAAAAACGCGCTCGTGATCGGAAGCGAAAGATTCTCGGTAAGAACGAGGATGGGAGGTTACGGAGAATTTACTGCCGGAGACGCCGCGGCCGGAGTATTATTAGAATACACCGGAGACAAGAATACCGGCATATATGATTCTTTTCTAAAGGACAATGCGGATCTGGCTTATATCATCGTAACGGGTCCCCCTCCCGAAAGTTACGTAAAGAGCTTTCCCGATCTAGTCACTAATGCGGCCGATTTGACTCTTTCTTCCATGGACGATCTTCTCAAAAAGAACGGACTCACTGAGGACGATATAGATTGGGTTATTCCCCATCCGGGAACGGATGTGGTGGTCCAGGACGTTCTAAAAAGGACCAAGTTCCCGAAAGAAAAGATCCTGCTGAACTTCGAGAGAGTGGGTAACACCTCTGCGGCTTCCATTCCGGTCGCTTTATCGGAATATTATCATAAGGGAATCGTAAAGAAAGGAGACCTTATCCTTTCTCCTGCGGTCGGAGCTGGATTCTATTGGGGCGGGCTTCTCTACCGATTGTGA